In the genome of Pseudoglutamicibacter cumminsii, one region contains:
- a CDS encoding LysR family transcriptional regulator: protein MELRHLRYFVAVAEEKHFGRAAQRLHIAQPPLSAQIKQLEQELGTQLFERTTRRVDLTPAGELLLERATGILSAVESAQSDVTDVGAGSAGVLRVGFTGSATHELMPAAIRLSHHRYPSVRLKVFGELLTPHMEQALLDNRMDLAVLRPPISSDELNYKPIMDTRLALAISRNHPLAEDTGPVSPEDVMNIDVVSYPRESAVASLAHQACREHGFRPRVVQTATETSTLNALVAANIGVAFVPYSAQYPFQESIVLRPLQTDITVSLGIAWKGDALTPIAENFITTTIDAAAKLPQPDTTDRNRTHKS from the coding sequence ATGGAACTACGCCATTTGCGGTACTTCGTGGCAGTTGCAGAAGAAAAGCACTTCGGACGCGCCGCCCAGCGACTACACATTGCCCAGCCGCCGCTTTCAGCGCAGATCAAACAGCTCGAACAAGAACTCGGAACTCAGCTGTTTGAACGCACAACCCGCCGCGTTGACCTCACCCCCGCCGGCGAACTACTCCTCGAGCGGGCAACCGGGATCCTTTCCGCGGTGGAGTCTGCGCAAAGTGACGTGACCGATGTCGGTGCCGGCTCCGCAGGCGTGCTTCGGGTTGGCTTCACAGGCAGCGCGACCCACGAACTCATGCCGGCCGCAATCCGCCTCTCCCACCATCGATACCCATCGGTACGGCTCAAAGTCTTCGGCGAATTGCTGACTCCCCACATGGAGCAAGCGTTGCTCGACAACCGGATGGATCTGGCTGTACTGCGGCCGCCTATTTCATCCGATGAGCTGAACTACAAGCCCATCATGGATACCCGGCTTGCGTTGGCGATCAGCCGGAACCATCCCCTCGCGGAAGACACCGGGCCAGTGAGCCCCGAAGACGTCATGAACATCGATGTCGTGAGCTATCCCCGCGAATCCGCCGTAGCCTCGCTCGCGCATCAGGCGTGCCGCGAACACGGATTCCGGCCGCGCGTGGTGCAAACCGCAACCGAGACCAGCACGCTCAACGCGCTCGTGGCAGCGAACATCGGGGTCGCGTTCGTTCCGTATTCCGCACAGTACCCCTTCCAGGAGTCCATCGTCCTGCGCCCACTGCAGACCGACATCACGGTCAGCCTCGGCATCGCGTGGAAGGGCGACGCACTGACCCCTATCGCAGAAAACTTCATTACCACCACCATCGACGCGGCGGCCAAACTGCCGCAGCCGGACACGACAGACCGGAACCGCACACACAAGAGCTAA
- a CDS encoding heavy metal translocating P-type ATPase, with amino-acid sequence MGGFKGFAKKYFLAIATLVALAVVVTLWAIDSPAARWVATGYVSVIIFITAVDMVKSVLRGNFGLDILAVVAMVASLLVGEYIAATIIALMLTGGEALEDYAASRAQRELTALVDKAPDTAHRITADGSHADATADALASTADHDLEAAGRGLVDVPVTAVEVGDVLLVRPSEVVPVDAELLDDHASVDEASLTGEPLPLSKTRGEKLMSGSINGHTAIRVRAVATADDSQYQRIVQLVREAEQQQAPTVRVADRFAVPFTIVSLLVAGVAWLLSGDPVRFAEVLVLATPCPLLIGAPVAFMGGMSRASRLGVIVKGGATLETLSRVNSAAFDKTGTVTFGHPSIERILPAEGFEENRLLQVTATAEQFSSHVLAHGIVQEAQERGLEMVEAHDASEIATNGVSAVVDGQDVRVGKKTFIEEIVGEVAQPELQASQTAVYISVSEKLAGIIIMTDEVRKEAAGTIEALRGLGVNNVALLTGDNQATADSVGQHIGITDIAGNLLPEDKVRRITEVKQPTLMVGDGINDAPVLAAAGVGVAMGARGASAASESADAVITREDISLVARAVDVGKWTYQVAVTAILIGIALSLSLMGFAAFGFIPATIGALLQEVVDLACILYALRALGGPDRVSRFLPRRNATNRDRALI; translated from the coding sequence ATGGGCGGATTTAAAGGTTTTGCGAAGAAATATTTTCTGGCGATCGCAACGCTCGTAGCGCTCGCGGTTGTCGTCACGTTGTGGGCCATCGACAGTCCAGCTGCCCGGTGGGTTGCCACCGGGTACGTTTCGGTCATCATCTTCATCACGGCCGTCGACATGGTCAAGAGCGTCCTACGGGGCAACTTCGGCCTCGATATCCTCGCGGTTGTCGCGATGGTCGCATCGCTCTTGGTGGGTGAATACATCGCCGCGACGATCATCGCGCTCATGCTCACCGGTGGCGAAGCCCTCGAAGACTATGCGGCATCAAGAGCCCAACGTGAGCTCACCGCGCTGGTTGATAAGGCACCCGATACCGCTCACCGCATCACGGCAGACGGCTCGCACGCCGACGCAACCGCCGATGCGTTAGCTAGCACTGCAGACCATGACCTGGAAGCCGCCGGGCGAGGCCTCGTCGACGTTCCGGTCACCGCCGTTGAGGTGGGCGATGTCCTTTTGGTTCGCCCATCCGAGGTGGTTCCGGTGGATGCGGAACTGCTCGACGATCACGCTTCGGTCGACGAAGCCAGCCTCACAGGTGAACCGCTCCCCCTCAGCAAGACGCGTGGCGAGAAGCTCATGTCGGGCTCTATTAACGGTCACACCGCGATCCGCGTTCGTGCAGTCGCGACCGCGGACGATTCGCAATATCAACGCATCGTGCAGCTCGTGCGCGAAGCTGAGCAGCAGCAAGCGCCAACTGTTCGCGTCGCGGACCGTTTCGCCGTTCCTTTCACGATCGTTTCACTCCTCGTCGCGGGGGTTGCGTGGTTGCTCTCTGGCGATCCGGTGCGTTTCGCTGAGGTCCTGGTCTTGGCCACCCCTTGCCCGCTACTGATCGGCGCCCCCGTCGCGTTCATGGGCGGAATGTCCCGCGCTTCGCGCTTGGGTGTCATCGTCAAGGGCGGCGCAACCCTGGAGACACTGTCCCGCGTGAACTCCGCCGCCTTCGATAAGACCGGCACCGTGACGTTCGGCCACCCCAGCATCGAACGCATCCTCCCCGCCGAAGGCTTCGAGGAAAACCGCCTATTGCAGGTCACGGCGACCGCCGAACAGTTCTCGTCGCATGTCCTGGCTCACGGCATCGTCCAGGAAGCGCAAGAACGCGGCCTGGAAATGGTTGAAGCCCACGATGCGAGCGAGATCGCAACCAACGGCGTGAGTGCGGTCGTCGACGGCCAGGATGTTCGCGTCGGCAAGAAGACCTTCATCGAAGAAATCGTGGGCGAGGTCGCTCAGCCTGAACTACAGGCCTCCCAAACCGCTGTATACATCAGCGTTAGCGAAAAACTCGCTGGGATCATCATCATGACAGACGAGGTTCGCAAAGAAGCCGCCGGAACCATCGAGGCCCTACGCGGACTCGGCGTCAACAACGTCGCGCTGCTGACCGGCGATAACCAAGCGACCGCAGATTCGGTCGGTCAACACATCGGTATCACCGACATTGCCGGCAACCTGTTGCCTGAAGACAAAGTCCGCCGCATCACCGAGGTGAAACAGCCGACCCTCATGGTCGGCGACGGCATCAACGACGCCCCAGTGCTGGCCGCGGCCGGCGTGGGCGTCGCGATGGGTGCACGCGGAGCATCGGCCGCAAGTGAATCCGCCGACGCCGTGATCACCCGTGAAGACATCTCGTTGGTGGCCCGCGCGGTCGACGTCGGCAAGTGGACATATCAGGTTGCAGTGACCGCGATCCTCATCGGTATCGCCCTCTCGCTGAGCCTCATGGGTTTCGCGGCCTTCGGATTCATCCCGGCAACCATCGGCGCGCTACTGCAGGAAGTCGTGGACCTCGCGTGCATCCTCTATGCACTCCGTGCACTGGGTGGCCCGGACCGTGTGAGCCGATTCCTCCCTCGGCGGAACGCGACGAACCGTGACCGAGCTCTCATTTAG
- the catC gene encoding muconolactone Delta-isomerase: MLFLARMDVHFPENMDPDTMADFQKREKAYSSDLQNRGIMKGIWRVVGEYSNYSMYDVDGHDELHAIFQGFPMFKYMDVKVTPLATHPNATKSDFFAPAAGN; the protein is encoded by the coding sequence ATGCTGTTTCTAGCCCGCATGGACGTTCACTTCCCGGAGAACATGGATCCGGACACGATGGCTGATTTCCAGAAGCGCGAGAAGGCCTACTCGTCTGACCTCCAGAACCGCGGCATCATGAAGGGTATCTGGCGTGTGGTCGGGGAGTACTCCAACTACTCGATGTATGACGTCGACGGCCACGATGAGCTCCACGCGATCTTCCAGGGATTCCCGATGTTCAAGTACATGGACGTCAAGGTGACTCCGCTGGCTACCCATCCGAACGCGACCAAGAGCGACTTCTTCGCGCCTGCCGCCGGGAACTGA
- a CDS encoding DUF885 domain-containing protein, which produces MTTPTSPRTPSAIDAVAEEFMTAFGKLVPEHLVSIGSPDAPDHYADYSPAGTAQERELLVSTLEKLKTLEPTDDADAVTLDIMNERLTVKLELLDTGVPSFNNIASPAQGIRSILDLMPQETAEDWAGITRRIKHIPAALEGYRATLEEARANGKVPAVRQVDIVAEQCAAYAAEDGYFAKITEIAAPAGLDDAAREELVAAATQAGKAYADFAEYVTDVLRPSARQEDACGREYYALASRDFLGAEVDLEEAYQWGVEELDRIIAEQEAVAEQIKPGASIEEAMDVLNADPARQLHGTDALREWMQELSDKAVLELAGSHFEIDPPMDRLECMIAPTNEGGIYYTGPSDDFSRPGRMWWSVPEGEDTFTTWSETSTVYHEGVPGHHLQIATSTINSDELNSFRREFAWTSGHGEGWALYAERLMEELGYLEDPGDRLGMLMAQRLRAARVVFDIGLHCGFDIPERWGSGVWTAEKGLEFLKKNVFESEGRIEFEWLRYMGWPGQAPSYKIGEQIWMQIRAEAEEREGSKFSAKDFHTRALKLGGMGLDSLRRALR; this is translated from the coding sequence ATGACTACACCTACATCACCACGTACCCCTTCGGCGATCGATGCAGTTGCCGAGGAATTCATGACCGCGTTCGGCAAGCTCGTGCCTGAACACCTCGTGAGCATCGGGAGCCCAGACGCCCCAGACCACTACGCGGACTACTCCCCCGCAGGCACAGCGCAGGAGCGCGAGCTGTTGGTATCCACGCTCGAGAAGCTCAAGACACTCGAGCCAACCGATGACGCCGACGCCGTCACGCTCGACATCATGAACGAGCGCCTCACCGTCAAGCTCGAACTGCTGGACACCGGGGTTCCGTCGTTCAACAACATCGCGTCCCCGGCCCAAGGCATCCGATCGATCCTCGACCTCATGCCGCAGGAGACCGCTGAGGACTGGGCCGGGATCACGCGCCGCATCAAACACATCCCTGCCGCGCTAGAGGGCTACCGCGCAACCCTCGAAGAGGCTCGAGCCAACGGCAAGGTCCCCGCGGTACGCCAGGTAGACATCGTCGCCGAGCAGTGCGCGGCCTACGCGGCCGAAGACGGCTACTTCGCGAAAATCACCGAGATCGCAGCCCCTGCCGGACTCGACGACGCGGCACGCGAGGAACTCGTTGCCGCCGCGACACAGGCAGGCAAAGCCTACGCAGACTTCGCGGAGTACGTCACCGACGTTCTGCGCCCATCGGCCCGCCAAGAAGACGCGTGCGGCCGCGAATACTACGCGCTCGCTTCGCGTGACTTCCTCGGCGCCGAGGTAGACCTCGAAGAGGCCTACCAGTGGGGTGTTGAAGAGCTCGACCGCATCATCGCAGAACAAGAAGCGGTCGCCGAGCAGATCAAGCCAGGCGCATCCATCGAGGAGGCGATGGACGTGCTCAACGCAGACCCTGCACGCCAGCTTCACGGAACCGATGCGCTGCGCGAGTGGATGCAGGAGCTCTCCGACAAGGCCGTGCTCGAGCTCGCCGGTTCTCACTTCGAGATCGATCCCCCTATGGATCGCCTCGAGTGCATGATCGCTCCAACCAACGAGGGCGGTATCTACTACACGGGCCCATCCGATGACTTCTCCCGCCCGGGCCGCATGTGGTGGTCCGTGCCAGAGGGCGAAGACACGTTCACGACGTGGTCTGAAACCTCGACCGTCTACCACGAAGGCGTGCCAGGCCACCACCTGCAGATCGCTACCTCGACCATCAACTCGGACGAACTCAACAGCTTCCGCCGCGAATTCGCTTGGACTTCCGGACACGGCGAAGGCTGGGCTCTCTACGCTGAGCGCCTCATGGAAGAACTCGGCTACCTCGAAGATCCAGGCGACCGCCTCGGAATGCTCATGGCTCAGCGTTTGCGTGCGGCCCGCGTCGTATTCGACATCGGTTTGCATTGCGGCTTCGATATCCCAGAGCGTTGGGGTTCCGGCGTATGGACCGCTGAGAAGGGCCTCGAGTTCCTCAAGAAGAACGTATTCGAATCCGAAGGCCGCATCGAGTTCGAGTGGCTGCGCTACATGGGCTGGCCGGGCCAGGCTCCGTCCTACAAGATCGGCGAGCAGATCTGGATGCAGATCCGCGCAGAAGCCGAAGAGCGTGAAGGCTCCAAGTTCAGCGCGAAAGACTTCCACACCCGCGCACTCAAGCTCGGCGGCATGGGTCTCGACTCGCTGCGCAGGGCACTCCGCTAA
- a CDS encoding FAD-dependent monooxygenase, translating into MQFHISGYSTGDPLELPAAGYGIDRPDELPDTMDVLVVGCGPAGSIAAAQLSQFPNVNTRLIDQRPHRLELANADGVHSRTMETFQAFGFAHEIFAEAHEITDMAFWVPDPQNPENIMREVSTAELGPEYSEWPMMLITQVRIIDHFNRFMKNSPTRMKPDYGWEFVDLEVAPESANEEYPVTVTLRRNGGPEDGTERQVKAKYVVGADGAKSKVRKSLGYRLRGNQANHAWGVMDVFADTDFPDVRKKCTIKGNSGRSILLIPREGGFLVRYYVDLGEVAEDDNHAVRETPLQTVIDTANEIMHPYSIDVKNVVWNTIYEVGHRVSDHFDDRDSEFTEGAHPRVFIAGDACHTHSAKAGQGMNVSMQDGFNLGWKLGHVVSGNSPQELLRTYAEERKDIAHRLIEFDKQWSTLMATPADQLPDPQTVRRFYNQTAEFNAGYLTEYEPSMLTTSDEHQELAAGYPLGRRFRSEMCGRVCDLVHTHIGHEHAADGRYRVYVFADSEMPGESERLNAWADWSQEHLDSSLFDVKVIFQQNYRAFDMRHVHSAFKPRVGDFQLLNMENAWGTLEDVDIFETRGISREGAVVVVRPDQYVAGVFPLDQTAELGEFLGRTFNDVKAKASSVKA; encoded by the coding sequence GTGCAGTTTCATATTTCCGGATACTCAACAGGCGATCCGCTCGAGCTGCCTGCCGCAGGCTATGGCATCGACCGTCCAGATGAACTTCCAGACACGATGGACGTTCTGGTTGTCGGTTGCGGTCCGGCAGGTTCGATCGCAGCGGCCCAGCTCTCGCAGTTCCCAAATGTGAACACGCGGCTCATTGACCAGCGCCCACACCGCCTTGAACTCGCGAATGCAGACGGCGTTCACTCCCGCACCATGGAAACCTTCCAGGCGTTCGGTTTCGCTCACGAGATCTTCGCTGAAGCTCACGAGATCACCGACATGGCATTCTGGGTTCCGGACCCACAGAACCCAGAGAACATCATGCGGGAGGTCAGCACCGCGGAGCTCGGCCCTGAGTACAGCGAATGGCCGATGATGCTCATCACACAGGTTCGCATCATCGATCACTTCAACCGGTTCATGAAGAACTCGCCAACCCGCATGAAGCCTGACTACGGGTGGGAGTTCGTTGATCTCGAAGTTGCGCCAGAGTCAGCCAACGAGGAGTACCCGGTTACGGTCACCTTGCGCCGCAACGGTGGCCCAGAGGACGGCACGGAACGCCAGGTCAAAGCCAAGTACGTTGTGGGTGCCGACGGCGCGAAGAGTAAGGTGCGTAAATCGCTCGGCTACCGCCTCCGCGGCAACCAGGCCAACCACGCATGGGGTGTCATGGATGTTTTCGCTGACACCGACTTCCCAGATGTTCGCAAGAAGTGCACCATCAAGGGCAACTCGGGCCGTTCCATCCTGCTCATCCCACGCGAGGGCGGCTTCCTTGTGCGCTACTACGTCGACCTCGGTGAGGTCGCAGAGGACGACAACCATGCAGTGCGTGAGACCCCGCTGCAGACCGTGATCGACACCGCGAACGAGATCATGCACCCGTACAGCATTGACGTTAAGAATGTCGTATGGAACACGATCTACGAAGTCGGCCACCGCGTCTCAGACCACTTCGATGACCGCGACTCCGAATTCACCGAGGGCGCGCACCCTCGCGTATTCATCGCCGGCGACGCTTGCCACACCCACTCCGCAAAGGCGGGGCAGGGGATGAACGTTTCGATGCAGGACGGTTTCAACCTCGGTTGGAAGCTCGGCCACGTAGTTTCAGGCAACAGCCCACAAGAGTTGTTGCGGACCTACGCTGAAGAACGCAAAGACATCGCTCACCGCCTCATCGAATTCGATAAGCAGTGGTCTACGCTCATGGCGACCCCGGCCGATCAGCTACCGGACCCACAGACTGTGCGCCGCTTCTACAACCAGACAGCGGAGTTCAACGCAGGCTACCTCACCGAATACGAGCCTTCGATGCTCACCACGAGCGACGAACATCAGGAGCTGGCTGCAGGCTACCCGCTGGGTCGGCGCTTCCGTTCCGAAATGTGTGGCCGCGTGTGCGACCTGGTCCACACCCACATCGGGCACGAACATGCCGCTGATGGCCGCTACCGTGTCTATGTTTTCGCTGACTCGGAGATGCCAGGGGAATCTGAACGACTCAACGCCTGGGCAGACTGGTCGCAAGAGCACCTCGACTCGAGCCTGTTCGATGTCAAGGTCATCTTCCAACAGAACTATCGCGCATTCGACATGCGTCACGTGCACTCGGCGTTCAAACCGCGCGTGGGCGACTTCCAGTTGCTCAACATGGAGAACGCATGGGGAACCCTCGAAGACGTCGATATTTTCGAAACCCGAGGCATCTCACGCGAGGGCGCCGTAGTGGTGGTCCGCCCAGACCAGTATGTAGCCGGCGTGTTCCCGTTGGATCAGACGGCTGAGCTCGGAGAATTCTTGGGACGCACTTTCAACGACGTGAAAGCCAAGGCATCGTCCGTGAAGGCGTAG
- the catA gene encoding catechol 1,2-dioxygenase: MATQHTQASEARAADSGAQASARFKDRAAAHRGDQPVDHERVSLLAGKAIKALTDIVYEEKVSYDEYNALKSWLIKVGEDGEWPLFLDVWIEHAVEDVATEHREGSKGTIEGPYYVEDSPEYEWDAKIPMREDEPGTPFRFKSKVTAVDGTPLSNAKIEMWHADEYGLYSQFAPGIPEWNLRASFLANEDGEFDIKTIRPAPYQIPTEGACGQLIEAAGWHAWRPAHIHVKVSAPGYELLTAQLYFPGDEHNDDDIASAVKPELMLDPKPASDGEGEEVQYDFVLDPER, from the coding sequence ATGGCTACCCAGCACACCCAGGCATCTGAAGCCCGCGCTGCAGACTCCGGCGCACAGGCATCGGCCCGCTTCAAGGACCGTGCTGCTGCACACCGCGGCGATCAGCCAGTTGACCACGAGCGCGTTAGCCTGCTTGCCGGCAAGGCCATCAAGGCCCTGACCGACATCGTCTACGAAGAGAAGGTCTCCTACGACGAGTACAACGCCCTGAAGTCTTGGCTCATCAAGGTCGGCGAAGACGGCGAGTGGCCGCTGTTCCTCGACGTATGGATCGAGCACGCAGTTGAGGACGTAGCAACCGAGCACCGCGAAGGCTCCAAGGGCACCATCGAAGGCCCTTACTACGTCGAAGACTCGCCAGAGTACGAATGGGACGCCAAAATCCCGATGCGCGAAGACGAGCCGGGCACCCCGTTCCGTTTCAAGTCCAAGGTCACGGCTGTTGACGGCACGCCGCTCTCGAACGCCAAGATCGAGATGTGGCACGCCGACGAATACGGCCTGTACTCGCAGTTCGCTCCAGGCATCCCGGAGTGGAACCTGCGCGCAAGCTTCCTCGCTAACGAGGACGGCGAATTCGACATCAAGACGATCCGTCCTGCGCCATACCAGATCCCAACCGAAGGTGCATGCGGTCAGCTGATCGAGGCCGCTGGCTGGCACGCATGGCGTCCAGCACACATCCACGTCAAGGTCTCCGCGCCAGGCTACGAGCTGCTCACCGCGCAGCTCTACTTCCCAGGCGACGAGCACAACGACGACGACATCGCATCGGCAGTCAAGCCAGAGCTCATGCTCGACCCTAAGCCGGCAAGCGACGGCGAAGGCGAAGAGGTCCAGTACGACTTCGTCCTCGACCCAGAACGCTGA
- a CDS encoding AAA family ATPase has translation MFIAPAAVVRATTSEDMAVSREQAKTWRSEGMGIPDRFLTDYALEDLAATAESLGNETFVRTIAAVQAARKGDYGTIPSIESAEALFKQFLADDKIDGWVYVQEEDGYLHPYLVADIKFEHADISRDARVKITMEADSPTVQRPSKTPRLLLLEDTAIVGKTPEQALTAQGAFHETEELKAAYQKRRDVYQDIIDNGFAQQFMFTGTAIRTEDHKSPKNRTNRKVVQDVKPGSIAPLRTGAPSVLADSADGQGLGEVPVVTAVAVFDLAAQDYIDVNVGDLTPYEYDENLRDKLVLPEEQVELLDILTSDISVFTGDIIEGKSAGNVILARGRPGVGKTLTAEVYAEVSHRPLYSIHTGTLGINPESIRKNLETAFERAKRWDAVLLLDEADVFVLQRGLELEQNAIVAEFLRTLEYYDGLLFLTTNRVDGVDEAILARCAVVIDYDLPSREDARTIWGMLADGHGADLGDELLETLVETFPEVTPRDIKMILRLALRIAAFRKDEPNLEAFITAAKYRGIHPA, from the coding sequence ATGTTCATTGCGCCAGCCGCAGTGGTTCGAGCCACGACATCAGAAGACATGGCGGTATCCCGCGAACAAGCCAAAACATGGCGTTCTGAAGGCATGGGGATTCCCGACCGATTCCTCACGGACTACGCACTTGAAGACCTCGCTGCAACCGCCGAATCTCTAGGTAACGAGACCTTCGTGCGTACCATCGCCGCAGTGCAAGCCGCACGCAAGGGTGACTACGGGACCATCCCGAGCATCGAATCGGCCGAAGCGCTCTTCAAGCAGTTCCTTGCCGACGACAAGATCGACGGCTGGGTCTACGTGCAAGAAGAAGACGGATACCTGCACCCGTACCTGGTCGCCGACATCAAGTTTGAACACGCCGACATCTCTCGCGATGCACGCGTCAAGATCACGATGGAGGCTGACAGCCCGACGGTTCAGCGGCCTTCCAAGACGCCACGGCTTTTGCTCCTGGAAGACACCGCGATCGTAGGTAAAACCCCGGAGCAGGCGCTGACCGCCCAGGGTGCATTCCATGAGACCGAAGAGCTCAAGGCCGCCTATCAGAAGCGCCGCGACGTCTATCAGGACATCATCGACAACGGTTTCGCGCAGCAATTCATGTTCACCGGAACCGCGATCCGCACCGAAGACCACAAGTCGCCCAAGAACCGCACCAATCGCAAAGTGGTTCAGGACGTTAAGCCGGGTTCGATCGCGCCGCTGCGCACCGGAGCTCCATCAGTCCTCGCTGACAGCGCCGACGGCCAGGGCCTCGGTGAAGTTCCCGTCGTAACCGCCGTCGCGGTCTTCGACCTTGCCGCGCAAGACTACATCGACGTCAACGTCGGCGACCTCACCCCGTACGAATACGACGAAAACCTGCGAGACAAGCTGGTTCTGCCAGAAGAGCAAGTCGAGCTGCTCGACATCCTGACCTCCGACATCTCCGTGTTCACCGGAGACATCATCGAAGGCAAGTCTGCAGGCAACGTGATCCTCGCTCGCGGCCGGCCAGGCGTCGGTAAAACACTGACCGCGGAGGTCTACGCCGAAGTTTCGCACCGCCCGCTGTACTCGATCCATACCGGGACGCTCGGGATCAACCCCGAATCGATCCGGAAAAACCTCGAGACCGCATTCGAGCGTGCCAAGCGCTGGGACGCGGTGCTGTTGCTCGACGAAGCCGACGTCTTCGTACTGCAGCGCGGGCTTGAGCTTGAGCAGAACGCGATTGTCGCCGAGTTCCTGCGCACCCTCGAGTACTACGACGGCCTGCTCTTCCTCACGACCAACCGCGTGGATGGGGTCGACGAGGCCATCCTGGCTCGTTGCGCAGTCGTGATCGACTACGACCTGCCAAGCCGTGAAGACGCCCGCACCATCTGGGGCATGCTCGCAGACGGCCACGGCGCTGACCTCGGGGACGAGTTGCTCGAGACCCTCGTAGAAACGTTCCCTGAAGTCACCCCGCGCGACATCAAGATGATCCTCCGCCTCGCACTGCGCATCGCGGCATTCCGCAAGGACGAACCGAATCTCGAAGCGTTCATCACCGCGGCGAAATACCGGGGCATCCATCCTGCATAA
- a CDS encoding enolase C-terminal domain-like protein, translated as MKITGIEAIPYNIPYVKPLKFASGEVHNAEHVLVRIHTDAGVTGVADAPPRPYTYGETQHSIKSIIDEVFAPEIVGLNPMDREKVRAIMHRTIHNQVAKGAVDIALWDIAGKITEQPVHKLLGGYTDSMRVSHMLGFKPAAELVEEAQMFGEKYGITTFKLKVGRLPVSEDVEACHALVEHLGDDVEIYLDANRGWTANQAMDVLRQIEDLPITLFEEPNDAKEAMGRRRLVTHSRIPIVGDESVPTAGDASRELLSGGCNAICIKTARSGFTEATEILGLCTGLGVDVTMGNQIDTQVGSLATVTFGAAHKASSARAGELSNFLDMADDLLADPIEIIDGRIAVRDMPGVGAEIDEEKLARYRVDL; from the coding sequence GTGAAAATCACTGGCATCGAGGCGATCCCGTACAACATCCCGTACGTGAAACCACTGAAATTCGCCTCAGGCGAGGTGCACAACGCCGAGCACGTGCTGGTGCGCATCCACACTGATGCTGGCGTCACAGGCGTTGCCGATGCCCCTCCACGGCCTTACACCTACGGTGAAACCCAGCATTCGATCAAGTCGATTATCGACGAGGTTTTCGCACCAGAAATCGTTGGTTTGAACCCGATGGATCGCGAGAAGGTGCGTGCGATCATGCACCGCACGATCCACAACCAGGTTGCCAAGGGTGCGGTCGATATCGCGTTGTGGGACATCGCAGGCAAGATCACCGAGCAGCCGGTGCATAAGCTTTTGGGTGGCTACACGGATTCGATGCGGGTCTCCCACATGCTCGGGTTCAAGCCGGCCGCCGAGCTGGTTGAGGAAGCTCAGATGTTCGGTGAGAAGTACGGCATCACAACGTTCAAGCTCAAGGTCGGCCGGCTGCCCGTGAGCGAGGATGTTGAGGCGTGCCACGCGCTCGTTGAACACCTTGGCGACGACGTCGAGATCTACTTAGACGCCAACCGCGGCTGGACCGCGAACCAGGCGATGGATGTTCTGCGGCAGATCGAGGACCTCCCGATCACTCTGTTCGAAGAACCGAACGACGCGAAAGAAGCGATGGGCCGCCGCCGCTTGGTAACCCACTCGCGTATTCCAATTGTGGGCGATGAGTCTGTTCCGACCGCCGGGGACGCTTCGCGCGAACTGTTATCCGGCGGTTGCAACGCGATCTGTATCAAGACCGCGCGCTCCGGTTTCACTGAGGCGACCGAGATTCTCGGGCTGTGCACGGGCCTCGGCGTTGATGTGACGATGGGCAATCAGATCGACACCCAGGTCGGTTCCCTGGCGACCGTGACCTTCGGCGCCGCACACAAGGCGTCATCGGCGCGTGCGGGCGAGCTGTCTAACTTCCTCGACATGGCTGACGACCTGCTCGCTGATCCGATCGAGATTATTGACGGGCGCATCGCGGTCCGCGATATGCCGGGCGTGGGCGCTGAGATCGACGAAGAGAAACTCGCCCGCTACCGCGTGGACTTGTAA